In one Spirosoma rigui genomic region, the following are encoded:
- a CDS encoding sodium/sugar symporter → MNHLATADYVVFSIYLVVVVGYGYWVYQRKRTAVTNTNDFFLAEGSLTWWAIGASLIASNISAEHFIGMAGSGFAMGLAISSYEWIAAATLVVVAMFFIPIYLRNHIYTMPQFLAQRYSDTVSTILAVFWLVVYVLVNLTSILYLGAIAIESLAGISFTTCTIGLAIFAIFITLGGMKVIGYTDVIQVVVLIFGGLVVTYLALQLVAEQSGTAGVWNGLLTLREQADDHFHMYFSKGQPHYDALPGMSLVLGGMWLNNLYYWGCNQYIVQRTLGADLKTARSGILFAAFLKLMIPLIVVIPGIAAYVLYQSGPFRAAMTDASGVVKPDQAYPVLMNLLPVGMKGLAFAALTAAVVASLAGKCNSISTIFTLDIYKKYMNKTASEQKLVNVGRWAVIVSFAIAVAIAPMLRALDQVYQYIQEYTNFITPGVFAIFLLGFFWKRATNRAAMTVAILTIPLSILLKFWPFVTALFGTESDPIPFLHRTTWVFCIDVALMVVVSLTDPTQLAADKGVIVERQMFRVSRSFVAGSVAIFSLLAVLYAMFW, encoded by the coding sequence ATGAATCACCTTGCCACTGCCGATTACGTCGTATTTAGTATTTACCTGGTTGTCGTTGTCGGATACGGGTACTGGGTCTACCAGCGAAAACGAACGGCGGTAACGAACACAAATGATTTTTTCCTGGCAGAAGGGTCCCTCACCTGGTGGGCCATCGGTGCGTCGCTGATCGCATCGAATATATCGGCCGAGCATTTTATTGGTATGGCAGGTTCAGGCTTCGCCATGGGTCTGGCTATTTCATCGTACGAGTGGATTGCTGCGGCAACGCTGGTCGTAGTAGCCATGTTTTTCATCCCTATCTACCTCCGGAATCATATTTATACCATGCCCCAGTTTCTGGCGCAGCGCTACAGCGATACGGTCAGCACCATCCTCGCCGTCTTCTGGCTCGTTGTCTACGTACTGGTTAACCTGACGTCGATCCTCTACCTGGGTGCTATCGCCATTGAATCCCTGGCGGGTATTTCATTTACCACCTGCACCATTGGCCTGGCCATCTTTGCCATTTTTATCACCCTGGGCGGCATGAAAGTCATTGGCTACACCGACGTTATTCAAGTGGTCGTGCTCATCTTCGGTGGTTTGGTCGTAACGTATCTGGCGCTGCAGCTCGTCGCCGAACAATCGGGAACAGCGGGCGTCTGGAACGGACTGCTGACGCTTCGCGAACAGGCCGATGACCATTTTCATATGTATTTCAGCAAGGGTCAGCCCCACTACGACGCCCTGCCGGGTATGTCGCTGGTGCTGGGCGGTATGTGGCTCAATAATCTCTACTACTGGGGCTGCAACCAGTACATTGTTCAGCGGACACTGGGTGCCGACCTGAAGACAGCCCGTAGCGGCATCCTGTTTGCGGCTTTCCTGAAGCTGATGATCCCACTGATCGTTGTCATTCCCGGTATTGCCGCCTATGTTCTCTACCAGAGTGGTCCGTTCCGGGCGGCCATGACCGATGCGTCGGGCGTGGTTAAACCCGACCAGGCCTATCCCGTACTGATGAATCTGCTGCCAGTGGGGATGAAAGGACTGGCTTTTGCAGCCCTTACGGCAGCTGTTGTGGCGTCGCTGGCGGGGAAGTGCAACTCCATATCGACCATTTTCACGCTCGACATTTACAAGAAATACATGAACAAAACGGCTTCTGAGCAGAAGCTGGTTAATGTGGGGCGGTGGGCTGTCATCGTTTCGTTTGCCATCGCCGTTGCCATTGCTCCCATGCTGCGGGCGCTCGATCAGGTCTATCAATACATCCAGGAATACACTAATTTCATTACACCCGGCGTCTTCGCCATTTTCCTGCTGGGCTTTTTCTGGAAGCGAGCCACGAACCGGGCTGCCATGACGGTGGCCATTTTGACGATTCCGCTTTCAATTCTACTCAAGTTCTGGCCATTCGTCACCGCTTTGTTCGGTACAGAGTCTGACCCGATTCCTTTTCTACACCGGACCACCTGGGTATTTTGCATCGATGTCGCGTTGATGGTCGTCGTTTCCCTGACGGACCCTACCCAGCTGGCCGCCGATAAAGGCGTTATTGTGGAACGCCAGATGTTCCGTGTATCCCGATCATTCGTGGCTGGCTCTGTTGCTATTTTCAGTTTACTGGCCGTTTTATACGCTATGTTCTGGTAA
- the plsX gene encoding phosphate acyltransferase PlsX — MRIAVDAMGGDFAPDAIVEGVLMAAAEVPEKVTIVLIGKQSTIQALLETHGAESAANIELVNADDVIEMSEHPTKALSQKPNSSIGVGFKLLKEGNVNAFCSAGNTGAMHVGALFSIKSIEGVLRPCIAGFVPQLTGGHAVMLDIGANADCKPEMMAQFGEIGSIYAQYTFGIERPRVALMNIGSEEQKGSLVAQAAHQLLKENRRINFIGNIEGGDFFAGEADVIVTDGFTGNTMFKLGESFYNVAAQRGIQDEFLDKTNYESVGGSPILGVNGNVIIAHGISSPLAIKNMISLAIRQVESNAYTKIAQALN, encoded by the coding sequence ATGAGAATTGCAGTGGACGCTATGGGCGGTGATTTTGCCCCCGATGCGATTGTAGAGGGCGTTTTGATGGCTGCTGCCGAGGTGCCGGAAAAGGTGACTATTGTGCTGATTGGCAAGCAGTCTACAATTCAGGCATTGCTCGAAACGCATGGTGCAGAATCAGCCGCCAATATCGAACTCGTTAACGCTGACGATGTCATCGAGATGAGTGAACACCCAACCAAAGCATTATCCCAGAAACCCAATTCCAGCATTGGAGTTGGGTTTAAACTTTTGAAGGAAGGAAACGTCAATGCCTTTTGCAGTGCCGGCAATACGGGTGCCATGCACGTGGGTGCCCTGTTCAGCATCAAGTCCATCGAGGGCGTTCTTCGTCCCTGCATTGCGGGATTCGTTCCTCAGCTCACGGGTGGCCATGCGGTAATGCTCGACATTGGCGCCAATGCCGATTGCAAGCCCGAGATGATGGCGCAGTTTGGGGAGATAGGTTCAATCTATGCCCAGTATACCTTCGGTATCGAACGGCCCCGGGTGGCCCTGATGAATATTGGCTCGGAAGAGCAGAAAGGCTCTTTAGTAGCTCAGGCCGCCCATCAGCTTTTGAAGGAGAACCGGCGGATCAACTTCATTGGCAATATTGAAGGGGGCGATTTCTTCGCCGGTGAGGCCGATGTGATCGTTACCGACGGGTTCACCGGCAATACCATGTTCAAGCTCGGTGAATCATTTTACAACGTAGCAGCGCAGCGTGGTATTCAGGACGAATTCCTCGACAAAACAAATTACGAATCGGTAGGCGGCAGTCCCATTCTTGGCGTCAACGGAAATGTAATTATTGCCCATGGCATCTCATCGCCCCTGGCGATCAAAAATATGATTAGCCTGGCCATTCGCCAGGTCGAATCCAATGCGTACACAAAAATTGCACAGGCCTTAAACTGA
- a CDS encoding sodium:solute symporter family protein: MLLTFIALYLVSNIAVGVWATRRVTTSQDFVLAGRRLPLVLAASVTFATWFGSETIMGAPAMFVEGGVPAIIEEPFGSALCLFLVGAFFARPLYRLHITTFCDYFRIRFGRSAELLSAVMTIPSYFGWIAAQFIAIGIVLNVVTGVSREYCILFSAAVVMAYTLLGGMWSISITDFFHNLIIILALAVLAVLLWKEVGGWEPIFRQTPPDFFRFLPRATFKDWVVYLGAWMTIGLGSIPQQDIFQRVMAAKTENTSVRASYLASGMYLTVAMLPLFIALTARMLHPDLGKDPQLIIPNMVMQHGGLPLQVLFFGAVTSAILSVSSGAILAPAAVFGENVVKFFVPDLSDKQLLKTIRWAVVIITICSVWMSTARSTNIFELVGESSAFSLVSLFVPLTAGIYWKRANLAGCLWSMSLGLVSWLVCMWADTSYPPMMLGLLVSTVAMVAGSLLGRDRS; encoded by the coding sequence ATGCTTCTCACCTTCATTGCCCTTTACCTGGTATCTAATATTGCGGTTGGCGTTTGGGCAACCCGGCGCGTAACTACTTCGCAGGACTTTGTCTTGGCTGGCCGCCGATTACCGCTTGTGCTGGCAGCATCGGTTACGTTTGCCACCTGGTTCGGTTCTGAAACAATCATGGGCGCCCCGGCTATGTTTGTAGAAGGAGGTGTTCCCGCCATTATTGAAGAGCCGTTCGGGTCCGCCCTGTGCTTATTTCTGGTCGGCGCTTTTTTTGCGCGCCCGCTCTATCGCCTACACATCACGACGTTCTGCGATTACTTCCGGATTCGCTTTGGCCGGTCGGCAGAGTTGTTATCAGCTGTAATGACGATCCCGTCTTATTTTGGCTGGATTGCGGCTCAGTTCATCGCCATCGGTATCGTGCTGAACGTAGTGACGGGGGTGTCCCGCGAGTATTGTATTTTGTTCAGCGCAGCGGTTGTTATGGCTTATACGCTGCTGGGAGGCATGTGGTCCATCTCCATCACCGACTTCTTTCATAACCTGATCATCATTCTGGCACTGGCGGTCCTAGCGGTCCTGCTCTGGAAGGAAGTGGGCGGCTGGGAGCCTATTTTTCGACAGACACCACCCGATTTCTTCCGGTTTCTACCCCGGGCTACGTTCAAAGACTGGGTCGTATACCTGGGCGCCTGGATGACCATTGGCCTGGGGTCTATTCCGCAACAGGACATCTTTCAGCGTGTCATGGCCGCCAAAACAGAAAATACTTCAGTACGGGCGTCGTATCTGGCATCGGGAATGTACCTGACCGTAGCGATGTTGCCCCTGTTCATTGCGCTCACCGCCCGTATGCTCCACCCTGATCTGGGTAAAGACCCGCAGCTTATTATTCCGAATATGGTCATGCAGCACGGCGGATTACCCTTACAGGTGCTATTCTTCGGGGCCGTCACATCGGCCATCCTGAGCGTATCGAGCGGGGCTATTCTGGCACCGGCCGCCGTATTCGGCGAGAATGTGGTGAAGTTTTTCGTGCCTGACCTCAGCGACAAACAGTTGCTAAAAACCATTCGCTGGGCCGTAGTTATCATCACGATCTGCTCAGTCTGGATGAGCACCGCCCGCAGCACTAACATCTTTGAACTCGTCGGTGAATCATCGGCTTTCAGCCTGGTATCGCTTTTTGTTCCCCTCACGGCCGGTATCTACTGGAAACGGGCCAACCTGGCAGGGTGTCTGTGGTCAATGAGCCTTGGCCTGGTCAGCTGGCTGGTCTGCATGTGGGCCGACACCAGTTATCCACCCATGATGCTGGGCCTGCTGGTTAGTACTGTGGCTATGGTAGCGGGGAGTTTGCTGGGCAGAGACCGTTCATAG
- a CDS encoding YceD family protein, translated as MNALRAYDINIVGLENKRYEYDFTSDDAFFAALEQELIRKGNVQTHVVLDKSETMIRLDFHIVGTVEQICDRSLDEYDEPVDTRQMMLLKFGDHNEELSDEIELIERNTATVNVARYIFEFISLSLPMKRLHPRFRDEEEQDDQDDESNIKLIYSSGPVMDDEDEENEKPATDPRWDALRNLNNN; from the coding sequence GTGAACGCACTACGCGCATACGACATAAACATTGTCGGGCTTGAGAATAAACGCTATGAGTACGACTTCACGTCGGACGATGCGTTTTTTGCCGCGCTGGAGCAGGAGTTGATTCGCAAAGGCAACGTTCAAACGCACGTGGTGCTCGACAAGTCAGAAACGATGATCCGGCTGGATTTTCACATCGTTGGCACTGTAGAGCAGATCTGCGACCGTAGCCTCGACGAATACGATGAGCCAGTAGATACCCGGCAAATGATGCTGCTCAAGTTCGGTGATCACAACGAAGAGCTGAGCGACGAGATCGAACTCATTGAACGGAACACGGCCACGGTCAACGTAGCCCGTTACATTTTTGAGTTTATCAGCCTGTCCTTGCCCATGAAACGGCTTCACCCCCGGTTCCGGGACGAAGAGGAGCAGGACGACCAGGACGACGAGTCGAACATAAAGCTGATTTATAGTTCGGGTCCCGTTATGGATGACGAGGATGAAGAGAATGAAAAGCCGGCGACGGACCCACGGTGGGATGCGCTGCGCAATTTGAATAACAATTGA
- a CDS encoding NUDIX hydrolase, translating into MKVRPSALIWRHHNNQTEILLMHYRYGGQDVFALPGGNCDRGETLPETVVRELREELGVTVDIGEMILAGEMLLSERNDDVLHVVFSARNLQGEPILNPDETTALDLDWVPVVGLDQLNLYPNVGDRIQSWFSSATYLGYIGRIQQQYFG; encoded by the coding sequence ATGAAAGTTAGACCCTCCGCCCTGATCTGGCGCCACCATAACAACCAGACCGAAATCCTGCTGATGCACTACCGCTATGGTGGGCAGGATGTATTTGCTTTACCCGGCGGCAACTGCGACCGGGGCGAAACCCTGCCGGAAACGGTAGTCCGTGAACTGCGGGAGGAACTGGGTGTTACGGTCGACATTGGCGAGATGATTCTGGCGGGCGAAATGCTGCTGTCTGAGCGGAATGATGATGTGCTGCACGTAGTGTTTTCGGCCCGCAATCTTCAGGGCGAACCAATCCTCAACCCGGACGAGACGACAGCGCTGGATCTGGACTGGGTGCCCGTAGTGGGCCTAGACCAGCTGAACCTGTACCCAAACGTTGGTGACCGGATTCAGTCCTGGTTCAGCTCTGCTACGTATCTGGGCTACATTGGCCGAATCCAGCAGCAGTACTTCGGCTAA
- a CDS encoding beta-ketoacyl-ACP synthase III, giving the protein MSKAAITGIHGYVPDYVLTNAELERMVDTNDEWITTRTGIKERHILKGEGMGSSHMGAKAVAGLLEKTNTKPEEIDLVICATTTPDYVFPCTANLISDMVGIRNVGGFDVQAACSGFLYALTIGTQFIETGKYRKVIIVGADKMSAITDYTDRTTCVLFGDGAGAVLLEPNEDGYGVLDSIIRSDGSGQQHLLQKAGGSRYPPTHETVEKRWHYVYQDGPSVFKFAVKNMADVSAEIMERNHLAGDDVAWLVPHQANKRIIDATANRMGINTDKVMMNIHKYGNTTAATIPLCLFDYESQLKKGDNLVLAAFGGGFTWGAAYVKWAY; this is encoded by the coding sequence ATGAGTAAAGCTGCCATAACAGGAATCCACGGTTACGTTCCCGACTACGTACTGACCAATGCTGAACTGGAGCGGATGGTGGATACGAACGACGAATGGATTACCACCCGTACCGGAATTAAGGAACGCCACATCCTGAAGGGTGAAGGCATGGGCTCCTCCCACATGGGAGCGAAAGCGGTGGCAGGACTCCTCGAGAAGACAAATACCAAACCGGAAGAGATCGATCTGGTCATTTGTGCTACCACCACACCGGACTATGTGTTTCCCTGCACGGCCAACCTCATCAGCGATATGGTTGGTATCCGGAACGTAGGAGGCTTCGATGTGCAGGCGGCCTGTTCAGGCTTCCTATACGCTCTGACGATAGGTACGCAGTTCATTGAAACCGGAAAATACCGCAAAGTGATCATTGTGGGGGCCGATAAAATGTCGGCTATCACGGACTATACCGACCGCACAACCTGCGTACTGTTCGGCGATGGGGCCGGGGCCGTACTACTCGAACCAAATGAGGATGGGTACGGTGTTCTGGACTCAATTATCCGTTCGGATGGATCGGGGCAACAGCATCTGCTCCAGAAAGCAGGTGGCAGCCGGTACCCGCCCACCCACGAAACGGTAGAAAAACGCTGGCACTACGTCTACCAGGACGGCCCGTCGGTATTCAAGTTTGCGGTCAAGAATATGGCTGACGTGTCGGCCGAGATCATGGAACGCAATCACCTCGCCGGTGACGACGTAGCCTGGTTAGTACCGCACCAGGCCAACAAACGCATTATTGATGCCACCGCCAACCGCATGGGTATCAATACCGACAAAGTAATGATGAACATCCACAAGTATGGCAACACCACCGCTGCCACCATTCCACTTTGCCTGTTCGATTACGAATCGCAGTTGAAGAAAGGAGATAACCTGGTGCTGGCAGCTTTTGGCGGGGGCTTTACCTGGGGAGCCGCCTACGTGAAGTGGGCGTATTAA
- the efp gene encoding elongation factor P, giving the protein MATTADIRNGLVINFNNDLFQITDFQHVKPGKGAAFVRTKMKSLTSGKVLDNTFNSGVAIFPVRVERRKFQYLYKDETGYNFMDQESFDQINLDEKMVDGADLMKEGQEVEILINADSDSPLSCELPPFVELEVTYAEPGIKGDTANSPKKRVEVESGAKIMVPLFIESGQKIRVDTRTHDYVERVK; this is encoded by the coding sequence ATGGCAACGACTGCAGATATCCGTAATGGATTGGTAATCAACTTCAACAACGATCTTTTTCAGATCACTGACTTTCAACACGTAAAGCCCGGAAAAGGCGCGGCTTTCGTGCGGACGAAAATGAAAAGCCTGACCTCAGGCAAGGTACTCGACAATACGTTCAACTCGGGTGTAGCTATTTTCCCGGTTCGGGTCGAACGCCGGAAGTTTCAGTACCTATACAAAGACGAGACGGGTTACAACTTCATGGACCAGGAGTCGTTCGATCAGATCAACCTCGACGAGAAAATGGTTGATGGGGCTGATTTGATGAAAGAAGGTCAGGAAGTAGAAATCCTGATCAATGCCGACAGCGATTCGCCCCTGTCCTGCGAATTGCCTCCCTTCGTCGAACTGGAGGTTACCTATGCTGAACCAGGTATCAAAGGCGATACGGCCAACAGCCCCAAAAAGCGGGTTGAAGTGGAGTCAGGTGCCAAGATCATGGTTCCTCTTTTTATTGAGTCGGGTCAGAAGATCCGGGTTGATACCCGTACCCACGATTACGTTGAACGGGTGAAATAA
- a CDS encoding inositol oxygenase family protein — protein MTAFNNAEISPLASLDQWEDDLLIRYPETDTKAKEDYRNYDDPARDTVREFYRLNHTYQTYDFVREKEREFLAFNKKELPVWGAMEFLNTLVDDSDPDTDLDQLQHLLQTAEAIRADGHPDWFVLTGFLHDMGKVLCLFGEPQWAVVGDTFPVGCQHSDKIVYPEYFANNPDSSDERYNTKYGVYEPNCGLRNVHMSWGHDEYLYQLMKNHMPEPALYMMRYHSFYSQHREEAYNHLMDDHDHAMFEWVRKFNPYDLYSKSPKPPVVSELKPYYEDLIAKYLPATLRL, from the coding sequence ATGACAGCTTTCAACAACGCCGAAATCAGCCCTCTGGCCTCCCTCGACCAATGGGAAGACGACTTGCTGATCCGCTACCCCGAAACGGATACCAAGGCTAAAGAAGATTACCGCAACTACGATGATCCGGCCCGCGACACAGTTCGTGAGTTTTACCGGCTCAATCACACCTACCAGACGTATGATTTCGTTCGGGAGAAGGAGCGCGAGTTTCTAGCCTTCAACAAAAAAGAATTACCCGTATGGGGTGCTATGGAGTTTCTCAACACACTCGTTGATGACTCAGACCCCGACACCGACCTCGACCAGCTTCAGCACCTGCTGCAAACCGCCGAGGCTATTCGGGCCGACGGTCATCCGGACTGGTTCGTATTAACGGGCTTTCTGCATGACATGGGCAAGGTCCTGTGCCTGTTCGGTGAGCCGCAGTGGGCCGTTGTGGGCGATACGTTCCCGGTAGGATGCCAGCACTCCGACAAGATCGTCTATCCTGAATATTTCGCGAATAACCCCGACAGCAGCGACGAGCGCTATAATACTAAGTACGGTGTATACGAACCTAACTGCGGGCTGCGTAACGTGCATATGTCGTGGGGACACGACGAGTATCTGTATCAGCTGATGAAAAATCATATGCCTGAGCCAGCCTTATACATGATGCGTTACCACTCCTTCTATTCGCAACACCGCGAAGAGGCTTACAATCACCTGATGGACGATCACGATCACGCGATGTTCGAGTGGGTACGTAAGTTCAACCCATATGATCTGTACTCGAAAAGCCCCAAGCCCCCCGTTGTCAGCGAGCTCAAACCGTATTACGAGGACCTGATTGCAAAATACTTACCGGCTACATTGCGGTTGTAA
- the rpmF gene encoding 50S ribosomal protein L32, with product MAHPKRRHSSTRRDKRRTHYKATAVTLSTDAQTGEVHERHHAHVFEGNLFYKGQMIVENYAKTA from the coding sequence ATGGCACACCCCAAACGACGCCACTCCAGCACCCGGCGCGACAAGCGCAGAACGCACTACAAGGCTACGGCCGTGACCCTCTCGACCGACGCCCAGACCGGCGAAGTTCACGAGCGCCATCATGCCCACGTTTTCGAGGGTAACCTGTTCTACAAAGGACAAATGATCGTTGAGAATTACGCGAAGACCGCCTAA
- the lhgO gene encoding L-2-hydroxyglutarate oxidase, giving the protein MIDVTIIGGGIVGLATALQLKQQRPDLKVVLIEKEPAVARHQTGHNSGVIHSGLYYKPGSLKATNCIRGYKLLLDFCDAEGIAYDLCGKIVVATKQEELSQLDMLYTRGQQNGLGGLRKMSLAELREIEPHVNGVAGMFVPQTGIIDYKEVTDKYASKFQALGGEIRLAERVEQVTPGQSLSIVVTNKNRYETKLVVNCAGLYSDKIAQLTQRDPVDVRIIPFRGEYFKIRPEKEYLVKNLIYPVPDPNFPFLGVHFTRMVHGGVEAGPNAVLAFQREGYTKSDINLKELFETLSWPGFQKVAAKYWQTGLGEMYRSFSKSAFTKALQELIPDVQESDLISGGAGVRAQACDRTGGLLDDFAILETDKAINVVNAPSPAATSSLAIGETVSGKVLARF; this is encoded by the coding sequence ATGATAGACGTAACGATTATTGGCGGGGGCATTGTTGGTTTGGCCACAGCACTGCAACTTAAACAGCAACGGCCTGATCTGAAGGTCGTTCTTATCGAGAAAGAACCCGCGGTGGCCCGTCACCAAACGGGGCACAACTCAGGGGTTATTCACTCGGGCCTCTACTACAAACCCGGTAGCCTGAAAGCCACTAACTGCATCCGCGGCTACAAACTGCTGCTCGATTTCTGCGACGCAGAAGGTATTGCCTATGACCTCTGCGGAAAAATTGTAGTTGCCACGAAACAGGAAGAGCTGTCTCAACTCGACATGCTCTACACGCGGGGCCAGCAAAACGGATTGGGCGGCCTGCGCAAGATGTCGCTGGCAGAACTGCGCGAGATTGAGCCACACGTGAACGGAGTTGCCGGTATGTTTGTGCCACAAACCGGGATTATTGATTACAAAGAAGTTACCGATAAATATGCGTCTAAATTTCAGGCACTGGGGGGCGAAATCCGGCTGGCCGAGCGGGTTGAGCAAGTGACGCCGGGCCAGAGTCTGAGCATTGTGGTAACGAATAAAAACCGCTACGAGACAAAATTGGTCGTTAACTGCGCCGGGTTGTATTCTGACAAGATTGCCCAGTTAACGCAGCGCGATCCCGTTGATGTCCGCATTATACCGTTCCGGGGTGAGTACTTCAAAATCCGGCCCGAAAAAGAGTACCTGGTCAAAAACCTGATCTATCCCGTTCCCGATCCTAACTTCCCATTTCTGGGCGTTCACTTTACCCGGATGGTGCATGGCGGGGTTGAAGCGGGGCCTAATGCGGTGCTGGCCTTCCAGCGCGAAGGCTACACAAAGTCCGATATTAACCTTAAAGAGTTGTTCGAAACGCTGTCGTGGCCAGGTTTTCAAAAGGTAGCGGCCAAATACTGGCAAACGGGTCTGGGTGAAATGTATCGCTCGTTCTCGAAATCAGCGTTTACGAAGGCGTTGCAGGAACTGATTCCCGACGTGCAGGAGAGCGATCTGATCAGCGGGGGCGCGGGTGTGCGGGCGCAGGCCTGTGACCGAACCGGTGGCCTGCTGGACGATTTTGCCATTCTGGAAACCGACAAAGCTATCAACGTCGTGAATGCACCGTCGCCGGCTGCTACCTCGTCGCTGGCCATTGGCGAAACCGTTTCGGGAAAAGTGCTGGCCCGATTCTAA
- a CDS encoding DinB family protein, with protein MSDTLIQTLKILFRRDLNQLKREIEQYGRESAIWCVENEITNSAGNLCLHLIGNLNTYIGGELGKTGYVRNRELEFSLSDVPRTELLAKIDDTIRVVDQALDKVTSAQLEEEYPILVFEKKTSTGYFLVHLSTHLGYHLGQINYHRRLLDS; from the coding sequence ATGAGCGACACACTTATTCAAACTCTGAAGATCCTGTTTCGGCGCGACCTGAACCAGCTCAAGCGTGAGATTGAGCAGTACGGGCGTGAGTCGGCTATTTGGTGCGTTGAAAACGAGATCACCAACTCGGCCGGGAACCTGTGTCTCCACCTCATTGGAAACCTGAACACCTACATTGGCGGTGAACTGGGGAAAACAGGCTATGTACGGAACCGCGAGCTGGAGTTTTCGCTAAGCGATGTGCCGCGTACCGAATTACTGGCTAAGATCGACGACACCATACGCGTCGTTGATCAGGCGCTGGACAAGGTTACCAGCGCCCAGCTGGAAGAAGAATACCCCATACTGGTCTTTGAGAAGAAAACGTCGACCGGGTACTTTCTGGTCCATTTGTCGACCCACCTGGGCTATCATTTAGGGCAGATCAACTACCACCGCCGACTACTGGACAGTTGA
- the accB gene encoding acetyl-CoA carboxylase biotin carboxyl carrier protein, translating to MDTKDIQQLIDFISQSGLDEVNIETSDLKISVKRYGSATPVAQATPVAAAPAPAAVPAPVAAPAATPAPAAPAAPKADTSNYITIKSPMIGTFYRSASPDSPLFVEVGDSVSEGKVVCIIEAMKLFNEIESEVSGRIVKILVENATPVEYDQPLFLVEPI from the coding sequence ATGGATACAAAAGACATACAACAACTAATTGACTTCATTTCTCAGTCGGGACTGGATGAGGTTAACATCGAGACGAGCGATCTGAAGATCAGCGTCAAACGGTATGGATCGGCAACGCCGGTAGCTCAAGCGACGCCAGTAGCAGCCGCACCGGCCCCAGCGGCTGTACCGGCTCCGGTAGCAGCCCCGGCAGCCACGCCGGCGCCAGCAGCGCCCGCGGCTCCCAAAGCCGACACCTCGAACTACATTACCATTAAGTCGCCCATGATCGGTACATTCTACCGGTCGGCCAGCCCTGACTCGCCCCTTTTTGTTGAAGTGGGCGACAGCGTGAGCGAAGGCAAAGTTGTCTGCATCATTGAAGCCATGAAGCTCTTCAACGAAATTGAATCGGAAGTATCAGGCCGTATTGTGAAAATACTCGTCGAAAACGCCACGCCCGTGGAGTACGACCAGCCGCTGTTCCTGGTAGAACCCATCTAA